Below is a genomic region from Hyphomicrobium nitrativorans NL23.
TTTGGTGCCGAAGTAGAAAATGTGGCCGACCTCGATGCCGCGTGCGGAGACTTGCTTATCGGCCGGGACTTCGCGGGCGAAACGCTCGGCGTCGTGCTCCTCGCTGGTGGCGGCGTAGAGCGAGGTCCAGCGGTCGAAAATGGGCGTCAGATCGCCCCGGAAATCCGTATCGGATGCGGGAATCTCTCCCTCTATCAAGTCCTTGTGACAGAAGACCTGGCTTTCGCCGGTTTCGGCCAGAATGATGAACTCGTGGCTGAGATCGCCGCCGATGGGGCCCGTGTCGGCACGCATCGGCACCGCGCGCAGGCCCATGCGGGCGAACGTGCGCAAATAGGAGACGAACATGCGCCGGTACGCTTCGCGGGCGGCGTCCTTCGTCAGGTCGAACGAGTAGGCGTCCTTCATCAGGAACTCGCGGCCGCGCATCACGCCGAAGCGCGGACGCACCTCGTCGCGGAACTTCCACTGGATGTTGTAGAGGTTCTTCGGCAGATCCTTGTAGCTTCTCACCGAGTCCCGGAAGATGGTGGTGATCACCTCCTCGGCCGTCGGCCCGTAGAGCACGTCGCGGTTGTGGCGATCCTTGATGCGCAGCATTTCCTTGCCGTAGGCATCGTAGCGTCCGCTCTCGCGCCAGAGATCGGCGGACTGGATGGTCGGCATCAGGACCTCGACCGCGCCCGCGCGGTTCTGCTCCTCGCGGACGATGGCTTCGATCTTGCGCAGAACCTTGAGGCCAAGCGGCAACCAGGAATAGATGCCGGCCGCCGACTGACGGACCATGCCGGCCCGCAACATCAGTTTATGGGAGACGATTTCCGCGTCGCTCGGTGTCTCGCGCAGGACGGGAAGGAAATAGCGGGAAAGATGCATGGGGCCCTATGTCTTCGTGTTGCGGCGCAAGGTCATG
It encodes:
- the proS gene encoding proline--tRNA ligase, which encodes MHLSRYFLPVLRETPSDAEIVSHKLMLRAGMVRQSAAGIYSWLPLGLKVLRKIEAIVREEQNRAGAVEVLMPTIQSADLWRESGRYDAYGKEMLRIKDRHNRDVLYGPTAEEVITTIFRDSVRSYKDLPKNLYNIQWKFRDEVRPRFGVMRGREFLMKDAYSFDLTKDAAREAYRRMFVSYLRTFARMGLRAVPMRADTGPIGGDLSHEFIILAETGESQVFCHKDLIEGEIPASDTDFRGDLTPIFDRWTSLYAATSEEHDAERFAREVPADKQVSARGIEVGHIFYFGTKYSEPMGARVQGPDGQQVTLEMGSYGIGVSRLVGAIIEASHDEAGIVWPVPVAPFEVAVVNLKAGDADTDKAALDVKARLEAAGIDVLLDDTDERAGAKFATMDLIGIPYQVIVGPKGVKAGEIEVKERKTGTRDTLPLEAGLERTITRILDQRVLV